TATATGAATTTTAAAAATACAATAACCGCTGTACTGTTCTTTTTTACCGTGCTTGCCGCACAAAGCGTTTATTCACAGACTAATTATGCCGACGTTAAAGTTGATGAATTGTCTGATGCTCAAATTCTGCAAATCATTAAAAAAGCAGAATCTATAGGATATGGAGAAGCCCAGCTTGCTCAAATGGCTGCTGCGAGAGGGATGAAGCCTGATGAAATACAAAAATTGAAACTTCGTGTAGAGAAAATAAAATCTCAGGGTTCGGATACTCAAACAGAAAATAAAACGGCTGCTACCGGACGGGAATATAGTGAAACTACAGATGGGGGAGCTATAGACAACGAAAAGAAGGTTAAAGACGAAGAAGTTGGCCCTAAGATATTCGGATCTGAATTGTTCAGAAACGGAAACCTAACTTTTGAACCCAATCTGAGAATGGCGACTCCTAAGGGCTATGTGATCGGTCCGGATGATAAGCTGTTGATTGACCTGACCGGTGATAACGAGGCCAGCTATAACCAGGAAGTAAGTCCTGACGGCGTGATCAATCTGCAATATGTGGGTAGAATATCTGTTGGCGGATTAACCATTGATCAGGCCACGTCTAAAATTAAAGCAGTGATGGCCAAAACTTATCCGGGATTACGCTCGGGGCGTACCAATCTGGCGATTAACCTTGGGAATATCAGAAGCATAAAAATTACGATTACCGGACAAGCCGTTAAAACGGGTACTTTTACCTTGCCTTCGCTTGCTACTGTTTATAATGCATTATATGCTGCAGGTGGTCCATCTCTAAACGGTTCATTTCGTAAAATTGAGGTGATCAGAAATAATAAAGTAATTTCTACAATCGATGTTTACAATTTCCTGCTGAAGGGGATTCAACAAAGTAATATCCGCCTGCAGGATCAGGATGTGATTAATATACCTGTTTTCGAAAAACGTGTGGAAATCCAGGGAGAGGTGAAGCAGGCTGCCTTATTTGAGGTGGTAAGAGGAGAAACATTGCAGGATATCATTAATTTTTCAGGTGGTTTCACCACACAGGCTTATACTGCCAAAATCAAATCATTTCAGAATACAGATAAGGAACGCCGCATTATGGACATTGCGGCTGCGGATTATGGCAGTTACAATCCCAGAAACGGAGATAAATTCGTAGTGGAGGCCATCCTGGATAGATTTGAAAACAGAGTAGAGATTATCGGAGCTGTTTTTCGTCCGGGAGTATACCAGTTAGAAAAAGGATTAACACTGAAAGCGCTGATCACTAAAGCAGATGGCTTAACGGAAGATGCTTTTCTAAACCGCGGTTACATTAATAGGTTAAATCCGGATAATACACAAAATCTGATCTCATTTGATGTTGCTAAGATTATGTCAGGAGAGCAGGCAGATATCTCTCTTTTGAGAGAAGATAAAATTACCATATCTTCTTTATTTAGTTTGCGTGATGAATATAAGATCAGCATTAGTGGTGAAGTAAGGGCACCAGGTACTTTCGATTATGCAGATAATATGAAATTAGGTGATGTCATCCAGATGGCAGGCGGCTTTAAAGAGGGCGCCACGCCAAACAGAATAGAGATCTCCAGGAGAATTAAAAACAGTGATGCTACTTCTAAATCTGCAGCTACTGCGGAATTATTTATCGTAAAAGTGGATTCCAGTCTGAGGTTGCAAGGAGACAGTGCTTTTGTTTTAAAGCCTTTTGATATCATTTTAGTACGTAATTCAACCGGATATGAAATTCAGAAGCAGGTTAAACTGGAGGGAGAGGTATTGTATCCTGGTCTATATACCATCACAAGAAAGGACGAGCGTATTTCAGATCTGATTAAGAGAGCCGGTGGACTAACACCAATGGCTTATGCGGAAGGGGCTTCATTAAAAAGACCTGGAGCTGAAGCGGTAAATCCATCTGATAAAAACGCCATCAATAACAAAGAAGAGGAAAATCTAAAAATGCTCAACCTTAAAAGGTTTGAAGAGTATGGTGCAAAAGATACCTTAGGTGCAGCTTTAACGGAAAAAATCATTTCTTCCGATCTTGTTGGAATTAGCCTGGATAGAATTATGGCTCATCCTGGCGGCCGTTATGATCTTTTTCTGGAAGAAGGTGACGTAGTCCGTGTTCCTAAGCAGCTACAAACTGTTAAAGTTACCGGTGAAGTTTTAAGTCCGAACAGCATTGTATATTCTCCGGGTAAGAGCTTTAAGCAATATATTAATGGTGCGGGTGGATTTACCTATAATGCCTTTAAGAAAGGTGCTCATATTAAGTATGCGAACGGCTCGGTTGAATCAGCAACGAAATTCCTGTTCTTTAATAACTATCCGAAAGTAAAACCAGGATCAGAAATTCTGGTTCCTAAAAAAGCGGAGAAAGCAGGAATGAGTGCTCAGAGCTGGGTAGGAATTGGTACTGCTCTGGCTTCTCTTACCGCAATCATAGTTTCTCTATTTAGATAGCATATACAGATTAATAAGCATTTCAAGTATAAAATGAATTCAGAAAATCCAGATAACGAAATAGCACCTGCTGATGAGATTTCTTTAAAAGAACTATTACTCAAAATAGGTGAGTGGTATCGGTACCTTTTGTCTAAATGGTTGGTCATACTGTCATTTGCTATTATAGGCGGCCTTTTGGGATTGTTATACGCCTATGTTAAAAAACCTGTTTATACCGCTTCTACGACATTTGTGTTAGAAGATTCGGGATCAGGAGGTGGTGGTCTTGGACAATACGCTGGTCTGGCCTCTATGGTGGGAATTGATCTGGGCGGCGGTGGTGGCGGCATTTTTCAGGGAGACAACATTCTTGAGCTGTACAAATCCCGTGTGATGATCGAGAAAACCCTGCTGTCTGATATTGAGTATAACGGAAAGAAACAATTGCTGGTTGACCGGTATATTGATTTTAATAAACTTCGTGATAAATGGAAAGATAAGCCTGAATTGAAAGACATTCAATTCAAAGCGGAGGAAATCAAGAATTTCGGGCTTTCTAAACCGAAGTTTACCCGCCTTCAGGATAGTATTTTGGGAAAGATCATTACCGATGTCAGCGATAACTATCTGGAGGTTACCAAACCGGATAAAAAATTAAGTATCATTAAGGCCGATGTTAAAGCAATAGATGAGGTTTTTGCCAAAGAATTTAATGACCAGATTGTAAAAAATGTAAATGATTTTTATTTACAGACGAAGAATAAAAAGTCGGCGGAGAATGTTGCAATTATGCAGCGAAAAACAGATTCGGTGAGGGCGGTAATGAATGGTGCTATTTATTCTGCAGCAGCGGTAGCTGATGCGACGCCAAACTTAAATCCCACCCGTCAGGTACAAAGAACTGCGCCGGTACAGAGATCCCAGTTCTCAGCGGAGACGAATAAAGAAATTTTAGGAGAACTGGTGAAAAACCTGGAGATGTCTAAGATTGCCTTACATAAAGAAACGCCTCTAATACAAATTGTAGACCAGCCGGTATTCCCATTGGAGGTTAAAAAACAGGAAAAAATTAAGAGTATTATCCTGGGAGGGGTCTTAGTAGGGCTACTTTCCTGCTTTGTCTTAATTATCCGAAGACTTTTAAAAATGATTTTAGTTTAAATAATATATGGACATCTTAAGCTTAATAGGTCGTAAGACAGAGTTATTCCAAAATGATATAAACAATTATGAGAATAGCTTAAGAAAAGAAGTTGAGCAATCTAAATTTTTAGTAATCGGTGGTGCAGGATCAATCGGCCAGGCCGTTACTAAGGAAATCTTTAAGCGTAATCCCCTAAAGCTTCATGTTGTGGACATTAGTGAGAACAATATGGTGGAGCTGGTGAGGGACATCAGAAGTTCTTTTGGTTATATTGACGGAGATTTTCAAACCTTTGCTCTGGATATCGGATCCATAGAATACGATGCATTTATAGAAAGTGACGGGAACTACGACTATGTGTTAAATCTTTCTGCCTTAAAACATGTAAGAAGTGAAAAAGATCCTTTTACATTGATGAGAATGATTGATGTAAATGTTTTTAATACCGAAAAGACCATTAATCAGTCTATTGCGAAAGGAGCAAAAAAATATTTTTGCGTGTCTACAGACAAGGCGGCAAACCCCGTAAACATGATGGGCGCTTCCAAACGTATTATGGAAATGTTTCTGATGCGGAAGAGCCAGGAGATCAATATTTCTACGGCGCGTTTTGCAAACGTTGCTTTTTCAGATGGATCGCTGTTGCATGGATTTAATCAAAGAATCCAGAAGCTTCAGCCAATCGTTGCACCGAATGATATCAAAAGATACTTTGTAATTCCTAAAGAATCGGGAGAGTTATGCCTGATGTCTTGTATTTTTGGGGAGAACAGAGATATTTTCTTTCCAAAATTAAGCGAGGATTTACATTTAATCACCTTTGCTGATATTGCGGTTAAATACTTAAATGGCCTTGGCTATGAGCCCTATCTTTGTAATAGTGAAGATGAGGCCAGAGAACTGATTAAAACCCTGCCTCAGGAGAAGAAATGGCCTTGTCTCTTTACCTCCAGTGATACTACCGGTGAAAAAGATTTTGAAGAGTTTTTTACCGATGAAGAAACGCTGGATATGGAACGGTTTGAGAACTTAGGAGTGATCAAAAACAGCCTGAATTTTCAAAATGAAAAACTGGTACACTTTAGTGATTCCATTTCAAAGTTTAAGTCTGCAAGAAAATGGAGTAAGGATGAGATTGTCAGCTTATTTCATGACATGATACCAGACTTTGGGCACAAGGAGACAGGTAAGTATTTAGATGCAAAAATGTAAAAATGGAAAATTCGAATAAGTTTCAGGGAATTGTTGATTTTGTAAAGAAAGCATATCCTAATAAAGATTTTGTGGCTTTACATGAGCCAGTATTTATCGGGAATGAGCGTAAATATGTATTGGATGCGATTGATTCGACCTTTGTTTCATCAGTTGGTGCTTATGTCAATAGCTTTGAAGAGAGGATGGCTGAAATTACAGGGGCTAAATATGCAATTGCAATTGTAAATGGAACTAATGCCTTGCACATGGCTTTATTATTGGCTGGTGTAGAAAGAGACCATGAGGTTCTTTCACAAGCGCTTACATTTATAGCTACTGCGAATGCCATTAGCTATATTGGCGCCAAACTTGTTTTTATTGATGTAGACAGGGATACTATGGGAATGTCCCCGGAGGCCTTAAATCGGTTCCTGAAAACAAATGCCGAAAAGAAATCTGACGGATATACTTATAACAAAGTAACCGGCAAAAGAATTTCGGCATGTATACCCATGCATACATTTGGACTTCCTTGTCGAATTGATGAAATTGCTGCCATATGTGAAGACTGGAATATTACTTTAGTTGAAGACGCAGCTGAATCTTTAGGAAGTTATTATAAAAATAAACATACCGGAACTTTCGGAAAGCTTGGTGTTTTTAGTTTTAATGGAAACAAAACCGTGACTTGTGGTGGTGGTGGTGCAATTATCACTGATGATGAAGCGCTGGCAAAAAGAGCGAAACATTTGACTACTCAAGCTAAAGTTCCTCACAAATGGGATTTCGTCCATGATGAAATAGGATACAATTACCGTATGCCAAATTTAAATGCTGCCCTGGCCTGTGCGCAGCTGGAGCAGTTAGCTTTATTTGTAGAGAATAAAAGAGAATTAGCCGGGCAATATCAGGTACTTGCTGAATCCCTGAGATTTTCTTTTGCCCAGGAGTTAAAGGAAGCAAAAGCCAATTACTGGCTTGTCGCATTAGTCTTGGATGACCTGGAAGAGCGAAATGCATTTTTGGAATATACCAATTCAAGAGGCGTAATGACAAGGCCGATCTGGGAACTAATGAACCGTTTACCTATGTTTAAAGATAGCCAGGCCGATGACTTGGAAAATAGTCTCTGGCTAGCAGACAGAGTGGTTAATATTCCTAGTGGATTTAGAACATAATTAATGCAGAAACAAAAGCTTATATTGATTGGAGGTGGTGGTCATGCCAAGGTTTGCATAGACGTGATTGAACAGACAAATCAATATGATATATTGGGAATTTTGGACCGTTCGGACCTCATTAATACAAGCGTTTTAGGATATCAAATTATTGGAACTGATAAAGATATTTTAAAATATGTTCAAGATGGATGTGAATTTCTGGTTACTGTAGGACAAATAAAAACAGCGAAAATCCGAAAACGGATTTTTGACCTTTTACTTCAGTACAATGCTCCTCTGGCAACCATTATTTCTCCTAGATCTTGTGTTTCAAAATATTCAAAAATAGAAAGAGGAACAATCGTAATGCACAATGTAGTCGTTAACGCAGGTGCCCGTATTGCTGAAAATTGTATATTGAATACCGGATGTGATATAGAACATGATGCTGTTATTGGTCCACATACACATATATCTACCTATGCAGTTGTAAATGGAGATTGTAATATAGGAGCTGAAGTTTTTGTTGGAAGCAATGCAACGATATCAAACCAGATTAATATAGGAGATGAAATTATTATTGGGTCTGGGGCGGTCGTAACTAAAAATATCAATCAGAAGGGGACCTATGTTGGAAGTCCTGTCAAGAAAATAAGTTAATGAAACAGACAATCATCATTGCCGAAGCAGGTGTTAACCATAACGGAATCCTGGAAAACGCATTTAAATTGGTAGATGCAGCGGTCGCTGCCGGAGTTGACTATGTGAAATTTCAAACTTTTAAGGCGGAAAAACTGGTTTCCAGTAAGGCTAAAAAGGCGGACTATCAGATTGATAACACGAAAAATTCGGATGAATCTCAATTGCAAATGCTTCAAAAACTGGAGCTATCTGTAAAAGATCATGAGGAACTGATCTCTTATTGCAAGACCAAAAATATTAAATTTTTTTCCACAGCATTTGATTTGGATTCCTTGTCTTATCTAGCGGAAATTGGTCTTGATATGGTTAAAATTCCTTCCGGAGAGATTACGAATTTACCTTATTTAAGAGTTGCCGCCAATCTGTTTTCTAAAGTAATCTTATCTACAGGAATGGCTACCATTGCTGAAATTAAGGAGGCATTGGACGTGTTTCTTAATGAAGGTATACCAAAAGAAGAAATTACCATCCTTCATTGTAATACTGAATATCCTACACCAATGAGTGATGTTAATCTTAAGGCTATGATTCATATTGGGAATACCTTCAATACTGCAATTGGTTATTCTGATCATACTTTAGGCATTGAGGTACCGATAGCAGCAGTTGCTTTGGGGGCGACGATGATTGAAAAACATTTTACCCTGGATAAGACCATGGAAGGTCCCGATCATCCTGCTTCTTTAGAACCGGATGAGCTAAAAGCGATGGTTTCTGCAATAAGAAATATAGACAGTGCAATTTCGGGGAACGGCTTAAAAGAACCATCTCCTTCTGAATTTAAGAATATTAGTGTTGCGAGAAAGAGTATTGTAGCCCAAAAGATGATTTCAAAAGGAGAGATCTTTACGGTCGATAACCTTACTGTCAAGCGTCCGGGAACAGGAATTTCTCCAATGAAATGGGATGAAGTAATCGGAAAAACAGCGGGCAGAGATTTCCAGGAAGATGAATTAATAGAATTATAACATGAAGATTTGTATTGCTACTGGAACAAGAGCTGAATACGGCCTATTAAAACCGCTGATTGATCAAATCATGCTGACGGCTAAATATGAACTTCAGTTATTGGTTACAGGGGCTCATTTATCGCCGGAATTTGGATTAACTTACAGACTGATTGAAGAAGATGGCCTAAAAATAAATGCCAAAGTTGAGATGTTACTTTCTTCTGATACTTCTGAGGGGATCGTTAAATCTATGGGACTTGGAATGATTGGTTTTGCTGATGCCTTAAAGAACTTACAGCCAGACCTGATATTTATTTTAGGTGATCGTTATGAAATGTTGGCATTGGCTTCGGCTGCTGTGATATTTAAAATTCCGATTGCACATTTACATGGAGGTGAAATTACCGAAGGTGCTTATGACGACGCTATTCGTCATTCAATTACAAAAATGAGCACATTGCATTTTACTTCTACAGAAGAATATAGACAAAGGGTTATTCAGATGGGAGAGCAACCTGAAATGGTCTTTAATGTCGGCGCAATAGGATTGGATAACATCATTAACTTGCCCTTACTTACAAAGGAAGCGTTAGCGGAAAGTTTAAATGTCAGTTTTAAAAAATACAATTACCTTGTCACCTTTCATCCTGAAACGCTTTCAGAGCAGTCTGTTGTACTTCAGTTTGAAATTCTGCTGGATGTCATTAACAAAGACAAAGATGGTTTTTTCATCTTTACACATGCTAATGCAGATACGGATGGTCGTGTAATTAATAAAATGATAGATGCATTTGTTGCGCAAAATCCGGGGAAAGCAGTAGCTTTTACTACCATGGGGCAGTTACGTTACTTATCAGCTATGAAATACGCTACAGGGGTTATTGGAAACAGTTCCAGTGGCATCATTGAATCTGCTTCATTTAAGGTTCCGACGGTCAATATCGGAGATAGGCAAAAAGGGCGTATTTACGGGGAGAATGTGATTAATGTCGGTGTTAATAAGGAAGAAATAGAACGGGCCTTTGTTAAAATAAAGGATGAACAATATTTACTTGGTTTGAGGGAAATCCGTAATCCATATGGAATTGGAAATACCTCAAAGGAAATCATGACCATACTTCAGAAAATAGACGGGTTCTTACCCAGGAATAAAACATTTTATAATATAGAAAATGAGCACGCTAGCTAATCATATCATCAACAAGGAAGAGCCTGTGCGTTCGGCACTGGCAAAATTAGATAAATTAGGCTCTGACGCTATTTTATTTGTTACAGATGAACATAGAAAACTGATCGGATCACTCACGGATGGAGATTTAAGAAGGGGTTTTATTAATAATTTGTCTTTCGATGATAGTATAACTAAATACATTCAGCAAAATCCGGTATCTATTACCCGGAATAATTATACTTTAATTCAGCTGGAAGAGTATAAGAGAAAAAATTTTAAGATTATTCCTATTCTTGATGAAGAGGGGATTATCATTGATATATTAAATTTTCGTATTCAGGAAACTATTATTCCTGCGGATGCAGTTTTAATGGCTGGAGGAGAAGGTAAAAGACTGAGACCATTAACAGAAACTACCCCGAAGCCCTTACTGAAGGTGGGAGAAAAGCCCATTATTGAACACAATATAGACCGCTTGCTTAAAGTTGGTGTTAAAAATATCAATATAAGTATCAA
This region of Pedobacter steynii genomic DNA includes:
- a CDS encoding SLBB domain-containing protein; protein product: MNFKNTITAVLFFFTVLAAQSVYSQTNYADVKVDELSDAQILQIIKKAESIGYGEAQLAQMAAARGMKPDEIQKLKLRVEKIKSQGSDTQTENKTAATGREYSETTDGGAIDNEKKVKDEEVGPKIFGSELFRNGNLTFEPNLRMATPKGYVIGPDDKLLIDLTGDNEASYNQEVSPDGVINLQYVGRISVGGLTIDQATSKIKAVMAKTYPGLRSGRTNLAINLGNIRSIKITITGQAVKTGTFTLPSLATVYNALYAAGGPSLNGSFRKIEVIRNNKVISTIDVYNFLLKGIQQSNIRLQDQDVINIPVFEKRVEIQGEVKQAALFEVVRGETLQDIINFSGGFTTQAYTAKIKSFQNTDKERRIMDIAAADYGSYNPRNGDKFVVEAILDRFENRVEIIGAVFRPGVYQLEKGLTLKALITKADGLTEDAFLNRGYINRLNPDNTQNLISFDVAKIMSGEQADISLLREDKITISSLFSLRDEYKISISGEVRAPGTFDYADNMKLGDVIQMAGGFKEGATPNRIEISRRIKNSDATSKSAATAELFIVKVDSSLRLQGDSAFVLKPFDIILVRNSTGYEIQKQVKLEGEVLYPGLYTITRKDERISDLIKRAGGLTPMAYAEGASLKRPGAEAVNPSDKNAINNKEEENLKMLNLKRFEEYGAKDTLGAALTEKIISSDLVGISLDRIMAHPGGRYDLFLEEGDVVRVPKQLQTVKVTGEVLSPNSIVYSPGKSFKQYINGAGGFTYNAFKKGAHIKYANGSVESATKFLFFNNYPKVKPGSEILVPKKAEKAGMSAQSWVGIGTALASLTAIIVSLFR
- a CDS encoding Wzz/FepE/Etk N-terminal domain-containing protein; this translates as MNSENPDNEIAPADEISLKELLLKIGEWYRYLLSKWLVILSFAIIGGLLGLLYAYVKKPVYTASTTFVLEDSGSGGGGLGQYAGLASMVGIDLGGGGGGIFQGDNILELYKSRVMIEKTLLSDIEYNGKKQLLVDRYIDFNKLRDKWKDKPELKDIQFKAEEIKNFGLSKPKFTRLQDSILGKIITDVSDNYLEVTKPDKKLSIIKADVKAIDEVFAKEFNDQIVKNVNDFYLQTKNKKSAENVAIMQRKTDSVRAVMNGAIYSAAAVADATPNLNPTRQVQRTAPVQRSQFSAETNKEILGELVKNLEMSKIALHKETPLIQIVDQPVFPLEVKKQEKIKSIILGGVLVGLLSCFVLIIRRLLKMILV
- a CDS encoding UDP-N-acetylglucosamine 4,6-dehydratase — protein: MDILSLIGRKTELFQNDINNYENSLRKEVEQSKFLVIGGAGSIGQAVTKEIFKRNPLKLHVVDISENNMVELVRDIRSSFGYIDGDFQTFALDIGSIEYDAFIESDGNYDYVLNLSALKHVRSEKDPFTLMRMIDVNVFNTEKTINQSIAKGAKKYFCVSTDKAANPVNMMGASKRIMEMFLMRKSQEINISTARFANVAFSDGSLLHGFNQRIQKLQPIVAPNDIKRYFVIPKESGELCLMSCIFGENRDIFFPKLSEDLHLITFADIAVKYLNGLGYEPYLCNSEDEARELIKTLPQEKKWPCLFTSSDTTGEKDFEEFFTDEETLDMERFENLGVIKNSLNFQNEKLVHFSDSISKFKSARKWSKDEIVSLFHDMIPDFGHKETGKYLDAKM
- a CDS encoding LegC family aminotransferase, whose product is MENSNKFQGIVDFVKKAYPNKDFVALHEPVFIGNERKYVLDAIDSTFVSSVGAYVNSFEERMAEITGAKYAIAIVNGTNALHMALLLAGVERDHEVLSQALTFIATANAISYIGAKLVFIDVDRDTMGMSPEALNRFLKTNAEKKSDGYTYNKVTGKRISACIPMHTFGLPCRIDEIAAICEDWNITLVEDAAESLGSYYKNKHTGTFGKLGVFSFNGNKTVTCGGGGAIITDDEALAKRAKHLTTQAKVPHKWDFVHDEIGYNYRMPNLNAALACAQLEQLALFVENKRELAGQYQVLAESLRFSFAQELKEAKANYWLVALVLDDLEERNAFLEYTNSRGVMTRPIWELMNRLPMFKDSQADDLENSLWLADRVVNIPSGFRT
- a CDS encoding acetyltransferase; the encoded protein is MQKQKLILIGGGGHAKVCIDVIEQTNQYDILGILDRSDLINTSVLGYQIIGTDKDILKYVQDGCEFLVTVGQIKTAKIRKRIFDLLLQYNAPLATIISPRSCVSKYSKIERGTIVMHNVVVNAGARIAENCILNTGCDIEHDAVIGPHTHISTYAVVNGDCNIGAEVFVGSNATISNQINIGDEIIIGSGAVVTKNINQKGTYVGSPVKKIS
- the neuB gene encoding N-acetylneuraminate synthase, which produces MKQTIIIAEAGVNHNGILENAFKLVDAAVAAGVDYVKFQTFKAEKLVSSKAKKADYQIDNTKNSDESQLQMLQKLELSVKDHEELISYCKTKNIKFFSTAFDLDSLSYLAEIGLDMVKIPSGEITNLPYLRVAANLFSKVILSTGMATIAEIKEALDVFLNEGIPKEEITILHCNTEYPTPMSDVNLKAMIHIGNTFNTAIGYSDHTLGIEVPIAAVALGATMIEKHFTLDKTMEGPDHPASLEPDELKAMVSAIRNIDSAISGNGLKEPSPSEFKNISVARKSIVAQKMISKGEIFTVDNLTVKRPGTGISPMKWDEVIGKTAGRDFQEDELIEL
- the neuC gene encoding UDP-N-acetylglucosamine 2-epimerase — encoded protein: MKICIATGTRAEYGLLKPLIDQIMLTAKYELQLLVTGAHLSPEFGLTYRLIEEDGLKINAKVEMLLSSDTSEGIVKSMGLGMIGFADALKNLQPDLIFILGDRYEMLALASAAVIFKIPIAHLHGGEITEGAYDDAIRHSITKMSTLHFTSTEEYRQRVIQMGEQPEMVFNVGAIGLDNIINLPLLTKEALAESLNVSFKKYNYLVTFHPETLSEQSVVLQFEILLDVINKDKDGFFIFTHANADTDGRVINKMIDAFVAQNPGKAVAFTTMGQLRYLSAMKYATGVIGNSSSGIIESASFKVPTVNIGDRQKGRIYGENVINVGVNKEEIERAFVKIKDEQYLLGLREIRNPYGIGNTSKEIMTILQKIDGFLPRNKTFYNIENEHAS